In the Parus major isolate Abel chromosome 4A, Parus_major1.1, whole genome shotgun sequence genome, one interval contains:
- the LOC107203719 gene encoding phosphatidylinositol-binding clathrin assembly protein-like isoform X4 has product MMSGQSITDRITAAQHSVTGSAVAKAVCKATTHEVMGPKKKHLDYLIQCTNEMNVNIPQLADTLFERTANSSWVVVFKALITTHHLMMYGNEIEVTRNNYKRFIQYLASRNTLFNLNNYLDKSAMQGYDMSTFIRRYSRYLNEKALSYRLVAVDFTKMKRGIDGVMRTMNPEKLLKTLPIIQNQLDALLDFDANPNELTNGVINAAFMLLFKDSIRLFAAYNEGIINLLERYFDMKKNQCKEGLDIYKKFLARMTKLSEFLKVAEQVGIDQGDIPDLTQAPSSLLEALEQHLASVEGKKTKEVSAASRASALSSAVSTLANTGMSFSRMDEKEKQQALEEEQVRLQALKEQRLREISVVSNSTCTSASPSTLSGKSVNATVAVDLFAAPAPTTNSMPNLSSDLFDIQPAFVPTVQSTPAISTSASSAWGGPFSSSNGCVGSPPHLDIFDMKPVEEAVKSATPFINSSFSSKQTVELFSDDFSGHKPTYASVYHPLTVDVFPLHSASPSTTSSAINVDFDAVFGGKSAAPEYRTASGGANFEHGPLDVS; this is encoded by the exons ATGATGTCGGGGCAGTCGATCACCGACCGCATCACGGCGGCACAGCACAGTGTGACCGGATCGGCCGTCGCCAAGGCTGTGTGCAAGGCGACGACCCACGAGGTGATGGGCCCCAAGAAGAAGCACCTGGACT ATCTAATACAGTGCACAAATGAAATGAATGTGAATATTCCACAGTTGGCAGATACACTCTTTGAGAGAACTGCAAACAGTAGCTGGGTTGTAGTGTTCAAAGCTCTAATTACAACACACCACCTCATGATGTATGGAAATGAG ATAGAGGTTACCAGAAACAATTACAAG CGCTTTATCCAATATCTTGCATCCCGGAACACTTTGTTCAACTTAAATAACTACCTGGACAAAAGTGCCATGCAGG GCTATGATATGTCTACCTTCATTAGGCGATACAGCAGATACTTGAATGAAAAAGCACTTTCATATAGACTTGTAGCAGTTGACTTCACCAAAATGAAAAGAGG GATAGATGGAGTGATGAGAACTATGAATCCTGAAAAGCTTCTGAAAACCCTTCCAATCATACAGAACCAGCTTGATGCACTCCTTGATTTTGAT GCAAATCCAAATGAACTAACAAATGGTGTAATAAATGCTGCCTTTATGCTCCTCTTTAAAGATTCCATTAGACTTTTTGCAGCATACAATGAGGGGATTATTAACCTTTTAG aaagatattttgatATGAAGAAGAACCAGTGCAAAGAAGGCTTGGATATTTACAAAAAATTTCTAGCCAGAATGACCAAATTGTCAGAGTTCCTCAAAGTAGCAGAG CAAGTTGGAATTGATCAGGGTGACATTCCAGATCTTACTCAG GCACCCAGCAGCTTGcttgaggcactggaacagcatTTGGCTTCtgtggagggaaagaaaacaaaggaagtctctgctgccagcag AGCCAGTGCCCTATCTAGTGCTGTTTCCACACTTGCCAATACAGGAATGTCATTCAGCCGCAtggatgagaaagaaaagcagcaggcaTTGGAGGAAGAACAAGTTAGACTGCAGGCACTGAAG GAGCAGCGATTAAGAGAAATCTCTGTAGTATCAAATTCCACTTGCACATCAGCATCCCCAAGCACTTTATCAGGAAAAAGTGTGAATGCCACTGTAGCTGTTGACCTCTTTGCTGCACCAGCACCCACAACAAATAG CATGCCCAACCTTTCTAGTGATCTTTTTGATATTCAGCCTGCATTTGTTCCAACTGTGCAAAGTACTCCAGCTATATCAACATCAGCAAGCAGTGCTTGGGGAG GTCCTTTCTCGTCTTCAAATGGTTGTGTTGGTTCTCCACCTCATCTGGACATCTTTGACATGAAGCCAGTTGAAGAAGCTGTAAAATCTGCCACCCCTTTCAtcaattcttctttttcctccaaacAAACAGTGGAACTGTTTAGTg ATGACTTTAGTGGTCATAAGCCAACATATGCTTCTGTGTATCATCCTTTGACTGTTGAtg tttttcctcttcattcaGCTTCTCCAAGTACCACCTCTTCAGCAATTAATGTGGACTTCGATGCTGTTTTCGGAGGAAAATCTGCAGCACCAGAGTACAGGACTGCAAGTG GGGGAGCAAACTTTGAACATGGCCCACTGGATGTCTCCTAA
- the LOC107203719 gene encoding phosphatidylinositol-binding clathrin assembly protein-like isoform X3: MMSGQSITDRITAAQHSVTGSAVAKAVCKATTHEVMGPKKKHLDYLIQCTNEMNVNIPQLADTLFERTANSSWVVVFKALITTHHLMMYGNEIEVTRNNYKRFIQYLASRNTLFNLNNYLDKSAMQGYDMSTFIRRYSRYLNEKALSYRLVAVDFTKMKRGIDGVMRTMNPEKLLKTLPIIQNQLDALLDFDANPNELTNGVINAAFMLLFKDSIRLFAAYNEGIINLLERYFDMKKNQCKEGLDIYKKFLARMTKLSEFLKVAEQVGIDQGDIPDLTQAPSSLLEALEQHLASVEGKKTKEVSAASRASALSSAVSTLANTGMSFSRMDEKEKQQALEEEQVRLQALKEQRLREISVVSNSTCTSASPSTLSGKSVNATVAVDLFAAPAPTTNSMPNLSSDLFDIQPAFVPTVQSTPAISTSASSAWGGPFSSSNGCVGSPPHLDIFDMKPVEEAVKSATPFINSSFSSKQTVELFSDDFSGHKPTYASVYHPLTVDVFPLHSASPSTTSSAINVDFDAVFGGKSAAPEYRTASGKNCFMTNLYPTSKNCLTI; this comes from the exons ATGATGTCGGGGCAGTCGATCACCGACCGCATCACGGCGGCACAGCACAGTGTGACCGGATCGGCCGTCGCCAAGGCTGTGTGCAAGGCGACGACCCACGAGGTGATGGGCCCCAAGAAGAAGCACCTGGACT ATCTAATACAGTGCACAAATGAAATGAATGTGAATATTCCACAGTTGGCAGATACACTCTTTGAGAGAACTGCAAACAGTAGCTGGGTTGTAGTGTTCAAAGCTCTAATTACAACACACCACCTCATGATGTATGGAAATGAG ATAGAGGTTACCAGAAACAATTACAAG CGCTTTATCCAATATCTTGCATCCCGGAACACTTTGTTCAACTTAAATAACTACCTGGACAAAAGTGCCATGCAGG GCTATGATATGTCTACCTTCATTAGGCGATACAGCAGATACTTGAATGAAAAAGCACTTTCATATAGACTTGTAGCAGTTGACTTCACCAAAATGAAAAGAGG GATAGATGGAGTGATGAGAACTATGAATCCTGAAAAGCTTCTGAAAACCCTTCCAATCATACAGAACCAGCTTGATGCACTCCTTGATTTTGAT GCAAATCCAAATGAACTAACAAATGGTGTAATAAATGCTGCCTTTATGCTCCTCTTTAAAGATTCCATTAGACTTTTTGCAGCATACAATGAGGGGATTATTAACCTTTTAG aaagatattttgatATGAAGAAGAACCAGTGCAAAGAAGGCTTGGATATTTACAAAAAATTTCTAGCCAGAATGACCAAATTGTCAGAGTTCCTCAAAGTAGCAGAG CAAGTTGGAATTGATCAGGGTGACATTCCAGATCTTACTCAG GCACCCAGCAGCTTGcttgaggcactggaacagcatTTGGCTTCtgtggagggaaagaaaacaaaggaagtctctgctgccagcag AGCCAGTGCCCTATCTAGTGCTGTTTCCACACTTGCCAATACAGGAATGTCATTCAGCCGCAtggatgagaaagaaaagcagcaggcaTTGGAGGAAGAACAAGTTAGACTGCAGGCACTGAAG GAGCAGCGATTAAGAGAAATCTCTGTAGTATCAAATTCCACTTGCACATCAGCATCCCCAAGCACTTTATCAGGAAAAAGTGTGAATGCCACTGTAGCTGTTGACCTCTTTGCTGCACCAGCACCCACAACAAATAG CATGCCCAACCTTTCTAGTGATCTTTTTGATATTCAGCCTGCATTTGTTCCAACTGTGCAAAGTACTCCAGCTATATCAACATCAGCAAGCAGTGCTTGGGGAG GTCCTTTCTCGTCTTCAAATGGTTGTGTTGGTTCTCCACCTCATCTGGACATCTTTGACATGAAGCCAGTTGAAGAAGCTGTAAAATCTGCCACCCCTTTCAtcaattcttctttttcctccaaacAAACAGTGGAACTGTTTAGTg ATGACTTTAGTGGTCATAAGCCAACATATGCTTCTGTGTATCATCCTTTGACTGTTGAtg tttttcctcttcattcaGCTTCTCCAAGTACCACCTCTTCAGCAATTAATGTGGACTTCGATGCTGTTTTCGGAGGAAAATCTGCAGCACCAGAGTACAGGACTGCAAGTGGTAAAAACTGCTTTATGACTAATTTATACCCTACAAGCAAAAATTGCTTAACAATTTAG
- the LOC107203719 gene encoding phosphatidylinositol-binding clathrin assembly protein-like isoform X2, whose translation MMSGQSITDRITAAQHSVTGSAVAKAVCKATTHEVMGPKKKHLDYLIQCTNEMNVNIPQLADTLFERTANSSWVVVFKALITTHHLMMYGNERFIQYLASRNTLFNLNNYLDKSAMQGYDMSTFIRRYSRYLNEKALSYRLVAVDFTKMKRGIDGVMRTMNPEKLLKTLPIIQNQLDALLDFDANPNELTNGVINAAFMLLFKDSIRLFAAYNEGIINLLERYFDMKKNQCKEGLDIYKKFLARMTKLSEFLKVAEQVGIDQGDIPDLTQAPSSLLEALEQHLASVEGKKTKEVSAASRASALSSAVSTLANTGMSFSRMDEKEKQQALEEEQVRLQALKEQRLREISVVSNSTCTSASPSTLSGKSVNATVAVDLFAAPAPTTNSMPNLSSDLFDIQPAFVPTVQSTPAISTSASSAWGVFPLHSASPSTTSSAINVDFDAVFGGKSAAPEYRTASDDVMQPTVPPQSQRAAVASQQSGKILANDLDSSLANLVGNLSFGGTPSKKSDMQWSQPTEKKLTGGTNWQAKTSTSTTWNSTPLPTIPHMVPAPITYPLTTPQVPVYGMVPPQVGAAPLMAPPSMMYTQPGLRPTNPFAPVSETQIQFM comes from the exons ATGATGTCGGGGCAGTCGATCACCGACCGCATCACGGCGGCACAGCACAGTGTGACCGGATCGGCCGTCGCCAAGGCTGTGTGCAAGGCGACGACCCACGAGGTGATGGGCCCCAAGAAGAAGCACCTGGACT ATCTAATACAGTGCACAAATGAAATGAATGTGAATATTCCACAGTTGGCAGATACACTCTTTGAGAGAACTGCAAACAGTAGCTGGGTTGTAGTGTTCAAAGCTCTAATTACAACACACCACCTCATGATGTATGGAAATGAG CGCTTTATCCAATATCTTGCATCCCGGAACACTTTGTTCAACTTAAATAACTACCTGGACAAAAGTGCCATGCAGG GCTATGATATGTCTACCTTCATTAGGCGATACAGCAGATACTTGAATGAAAAAGCACTTTCATATAGACTTGTAGCAGTTGACTTCACCAAAATGAAAAGAGG GATAGATGGAGTGATGAGAACTATGAATCCTGAAAAGCTTCTGAAAACCCTTCCAATCATACAGAACCAGCTTGATGCACTCCTTGATTTTGAT GCAAATCCAAATGAACTAACAAATGGTGTAATAAATGCTGCCTTTATGCTCCTCTTTAAAGATTCCATTAGACTTTTTGCAGCATACAATGAGGGGATTATTAACCTTTTAG aaagatattttgatATGAAGAAGAACCAGTGCAAAGAAGGCTTGGATATTTACAAAAAATTTCTAGCCAGAATGACCAAATTGTCAGAGTTCCTCAAAGTAGCAGAG CAAGTTGGAATTGATCAGGGTGACATTCCAGATCTTACTCAG GCACCCAGCAGCTTGcttgaggcactggaacagcatTTGGCTTCtgtggagggaaagaaaacaaaggaagtctctgctgccagcag AGCCAGTGCCCTATCTAGTGCTGTTTCCACACTTGCCAATACAGGAATGTCATTCAGCCGCAtggatgagaaagaaaagcagcaggcaTTGGAGGAAGAACAAGTTAGACTGCAGGCACTGAAG GAGCAGCGATTAAGAGAAATCTCTGTAGTATCAAATTCCACTTGCACATCAGCATCCCCAAGCACTTTATCAGGAAAAAGTGTGAATGCCACTGTAGCTGTTGACCTCTTTGCTGCACCAGCACCCACAACAAATAG CATGCCCAACCTTTCTAGTGATCTTTTTGATATTCAGCCTGCATTTGTTCCAACTGTGCAAAGTACTCCAGCTATATCAACATCAGCAAGCAGTGCTTGGGGAG tttttcctcttcattcaGCTTCTCCAAGTACCACCTCTTCAGCAATTAATGTGGACTTCGATGCTGTTTTCGGAGGAAAATCTGCAGCACCAGAGTACAGGACTGCAAGTG atgATGTAATGCAACCTACAGTACCACCACAAAGTCAAAGAGCTGCTGTAGCCAGCCAGCAAAGTGGAAAAATTTTGGCAAATGACCTTGATTCTTCACTTGCTAATCTAGTGGGAA ATCTTAGCTTTGGAGGAACTCCATCCAAAAA ATCAGATATGCAGTGGTCTCAGCCTACAGAGAAAAAACTCACTGGTGGAACAAACTGGCAAGCAAAAACAAGCACATCAACCACATGGAACTCAACTCCCTTACCCACTATTCCACACATG GTACCTGCTCCTATCACATACCCATTGACCACACCTCAAGTGCCTGTATATGGGATG GTACCTCCTCAGGTTGGAGCTGCTCCTTTGATGGCACCCCCTTCAATGATGTACACACAGCCTGGTCTAAGGCCAACAAATCCTTTTGCACCTGTTTCTGAAACTCAG ATACAGTTTATGTAG
- the LOC107203719 gene encoding phosphatidylinositol-binding clathrin assembly protein-like isoform X5 translates to MMSGQSITDRITAAQHSVTGSAVAKAVCKATTHEVMGPKKKHLDYLIQCTNEMNVNIPQLADTLFERTANSSWVVVFKALITTHHLMMYGNEIEVTRNNYKRFIQYLASRNTLFNLNNYLDKSAMQGYDMSTFIRRYSRYLNEKALSYRLVAVDFTKMKRGIDGVMRTMNPEKLLKTLPIIQNQLDALLDFDANPNELTNGVINAAFMLLFKDSIRLFAAYNEGIINLLERYFDMKKNQCKEGLDIYKKFLARMTKLSEFLKVAEQVGIDQGDIPDLTQAPSSLLEALEQHLASVEGKKTKEVSAASRASALSSAVSTLANTGMSFSRMDEKEKQQALEEEQVRLQALKEQRLREISVVSNSTCTSASPSTLSGKSVNATVAVDLFAAPAPTTNSMPNLSSDLFDIQPAFVPTVQSTPAISTSASSAWGGPFSSSNGCVGSPPHLDIFDMKPVEEAVKSATPFINSSFSSKQTVELFSDDFSGHKPTYASVYHPLTVDVFPLHSASPSTTSSAINVDFDAVFGGKSAAPEYRTASANFEHGPLDVS, encoded by the exons ATGATGTCGGGGCAGTCGATCACCGACCGCATCACGGCGGCACAGCACAGTGTGACCGGATCGGCCGTCGCCAAGGCTGTGTGCAAGGCGACGACCCACGAGGTGATGGGCCCCAAGAAGAAGCACCTGGACT ATCTAATACAGTGCACAAATGAAATGAATGTGAATATTCCACAGTTGGCAGATACACTCTTTGAGAGAACTGCAAACAGTAGCTGGGTTGTAGTGTTCAAAGCTCTAATTACAACACACCACCTCATGATGTATGGAAATGAG ATAGAGGTTACCAGAAACAATTACAAG CGCTTTATCCAATATCTTGCATCCCGGAACACTTTGTTCAACTTAAATAACTACCTGGACAAAAGTGCCATGCAGG GCTATGATATGTCTACCTTCATTAGGCGATACAGCAGATACTTGAATGAAAAAGCACTTTCATATAGACTTGTAGCAGTTGACTTCACCAAAATGAAAAGAGG GATAGATGGAGTGATGAGAACTATGAATCCTGAAAAGCTTCTGAAAACCCTTCCAATCATACAGAACCAGCTTGATGCACTCCTTGATTTTGAT GCAAATCCAAATGAACTAACAAATGGTGTAATAAATGCTGCCTTTATGCTCCTCTTTAAAGATTCCATTAGACTTTTTGCAGCATACAATGAGGGGATTATTAACCTTTTAG aaagatattttgatATGAAGAAGAACCAGTGCAAAGAAGGCTTGGATATTTACAAAAAATTTCTAGCCAGAATGACCAAATTGTCAGAGTTCCTCAAAGTAGCAGAG CAAGTTGGAATTGATCAGGGTGACATTCCAGATCTTACTCAG GCACCCAGCAGCTTGcttgaggcactggaacagcatTTGGCTTCtgtggagggaaagaaaacaaaggaagtctctgctgccagcag AGCCAGTGCCCTATCTAGTGCTGTTTCCACACTTGCCAATACAGGAATGTCATTCAGCCGCAtggatgagaaagaaaagcagcaggcaTTGGAGGAAGAACAAGTTAGACTGCAGGCACTGAAG GAGCAGCGATTAAGAGAAATCTCTGTAGTATCAAATTCCACTTGCACATCAGCATCCCCAAGCACTTTATCAGGAAAAAGTGTGAATGCCACTGTAGCTGTTGACCTCTTTGCTGCACCAGCACCCACAACAAATAG CATGCCCAACCTTTCTAGTGATCTTTTTGATATTCAGCCTGCATTTGTTCCAACTGTGCAAAGTACTCCAGCTATATCAACATCAGCAAGCAGTGCTTGGGGAG GTCCTTTCTCGTCTTCAAATGGTTGTGTTGGTTCTCCACCTCATCTGGACATCTTTGACATGAAGCCAGTTGAAGAAGCTGTAAAATCTGCCACCCCTTTCAtcaattcttctttttcctccaaacAAACAGTGGAACTGTTTAGTg ATGACTTTAGTGGTCATAAGCCAACATATGCTTCTGTGTATCATCCTTTGACTGTTGAtg tttttcctcttcattcaGCTTCTCCAAGTACCACCTCTTCAGCAATTAATGTGGACTTCGATGCTGTTTTCGGAGGAAAATCTGCAGCACCAGAGTACAGGACTGCAAGTG CAAACTTTGAACATGGCCCACTGGATGTCTCCTAA
- the LOC107203719 gene encoding phosphatidylinositol-binding clathrin assembly protein-like isoform X1, giving the protein MMSGQSITDRITAAQHSVTGSAVAKAVCKATTHEVMGPKKKHLDYLIQCTNEMNVNIPQLADTLFERTANSSWVVVFKALITTHHLMMYGNERFIQYLASRNTLFNLNNYLDKSAMQGYDMSTFIRRYSRYLNEKALSYRLVAVDFTKMKRGIDGVMRTMNPEKLLKTLPIIQNQLDALLDFDANPNELTNGVINAAFMLLFKDSIRLFAAYNEGIINLLERYFDMKKNQCKEGLDIYKKFLARMTKLSEFLKVAEQVGIDQGDIPDLTQAPSSLLEALEQHLASVEGKKTKEVSAASRASALSSAVSTLANTGMSFSRMDEKEKQQALEEEQVRLQALKEQRLREISVVSNSTCTSASPSTLSGKSVNATVAVDLFAAPAPTTNSMPNLSSDLFDIQPAFVPTVQSTPAISTSASSAWGGPFSSSNGCVGSPPHLDIFDMKPVEEAVKSATPFINSSFSSKQTVELFSDDFSGHKPTYASVYHPLTVDVFPLHSASPSTTSSAINVDFDAVFGGKSAAPEYRTASDDVMQPTVPPQSQRAAVASQQSGKILANDLDSSLANLVGNLSFGGTPSKKSDMQWSQPTEKKLTGGTNWQAKTSTSTTWNSTPLPTIPHMVPAPITYPLTTPQVPVYGMVPPQVGAAPLMAPPSMMYTQPGLRPTNPFAPVSETQIQFM; this is encoded by the exons ATGATGTCGGGGCAGTCGATCACCGACCGCATCACGGCGGCACAGCACAGTGTGACCGGATCGGCCGTCGCCAAGGCTGTGTGCAAGGCGACGACCCACGAGGTGATGGGCCCCAAGAAGAAGCACCTGGACT ATCTAATACAGTGCACAAATGAAATGAATGTGAATATTCCACAGTTGGCAGATACACTCTTTGAGAGAACTGCAAACAGTAGCTGGGTTGTAGTGTTCAAAGCTCTAATTACAACACACCACCTCATGATGTATGGAAATGAG CGCTTTATCCAATATCTTGCATCCCGGAACACTTTGTTCAACTTAAATAACTACCTGGACAAAAGTGCCATGCAGG GCTATGATATGTCTACCTTCATTAGGCGATACAGCAGATACTTGAATGAAAAAGCACTTTCATATAGACTTGTAGCAGTTGACTTCACCAAAATGAAAAGAGG GATAGATGGAGTGATGAGAACTATGAATCCTGAAAAGCTTCTGAAAACCCTTCCAATCATACAGAACCAGCTTGATGCACTCCTTGATTTTGAT GCAAATCCAAATGAACTAACAAATGGTGTAATAAATGCTGCCTTTATGCTCCTCTTTAAAGATTCCATTAGACTTTTTGCAGCATACAATGAGGGGATTATTAACCTTTTAG aaagatattttgatATGAAGAAGAACCAGTGCAAAGAAGGCTTGGATATTTACAAAAAATTTCTAGCCAGAATGACCAAATTGTCAGAGTTCCTCAAAGTAGCAGAG CAAGTTGGAATTGATCAGGGTGACATTCCAGATCTTACTCAG GCACCCAGCAGCTTGcttgaggcactggaacagcatTTGGCTTCtgtggagggaaagaaaacaaaggaagtctctgctgccagcag AGCCAGTGCCCTATCTAGTGCTGTTTCCACACTTGCCAATACAGGAATGTCATTCAGCCGCAtggatgagaaagaaaagcagcaggcaTTGGAGGAAGAACAAGTTAGACTGCAGGCACTGAAG GAGCAGCGATTAAGAGAAATCTCTGTAGTATCAAATTCCACTTGCACATCAGCATCCCCAAGCACTTTATCAGGAAAAAGTGTGAATGCCACTGTAGCTGTTGACCTCTTTGCTGCACCAGCACCCACAACAAATAG CATGCCCAACCTTTCTAGTGATCTTTTTGATATTCAGCCTGCATTTGTTCCAACTGTGCAAAGTACTCCAGCTATATCAACATCAGCAAGCAGTGCTTGGGGAG GTCCTTTCTCGTCTTCAAATGGTTGTGTTGGTTCTCCACCTCATCTGGACATCTTTGACATGAAGCCAGTTGAAGAAGCTGTAAAATCTGCCACCCCTTTCAtcaattcttctttttcctccaaacAAACAGTGGAACTGTTTAGTg ATGACTTTAGTGGTCATAAGCCAACATATGCTTCTGTGTATCATCCTTTGACTGTTGAtg tttttcctcttcattcaGCTTCTCCAAGTACCACCTCTTCAGCAATTAATGTGGACTTCGATGCTGTTTTCGGAGGAAAATCTGCAGCACCAGAGTACAGGACTGCAAGTG atgATGTAATGCAACCTACAGTACCACCACAAAGTCAAAGAGCTGCTGTAGCCAGCCAGCAAAGTGGAAAAATTTTGGCAAATGACCTTGATTCTTCACTTGCTAATCTAGTGGGAA ATCTTAGCTTTGGAGGAACTCCATCCAAAAA ATCAGATATGCAGTGGTCTCAGCCTACAGAGAAAAAACTCACTGGTGGAACAAACTGGCAAGCAAAAACAAGCACATCAACCACATGGAACTCAACTCCCTTACCCACTATTCCACACATG GTACCTGCTCCTATCACATACCCATTGACCACACCTCAAGTGCCTGTATATGGGATG GTACCTCCTCAGGTTGGAGCTGCTCCTTTGATGGCACCCCCTTCAATGATGTACACACAGCCTGGTCTAAGGCCAACAAATCCTTTTGCACCTGTTTCTGAAACTCAG ATACAGTTTATGTAG